In Cryptomeria japonica chromosome 1, Sugi_1.0, whole genome shotgun sequence, the sequence GAGTCCAGTATATTCTCATGTACCCAAAGAGAAGAGAACTGAGTTGGGACCTTCGGGATAGAGAGGAATTCTTGTGGGTTACAACGACACCTCCAAAGCATTCAGAATCTACATTCCAGGTTAGAAGTATATTGAGGTTAGTAGAGATGTTacctttgaagaagatattgcattcaaaaagtccaaaagttcaagtatggagattGACTATGAAGTTCGTGATAACCCTCAAAACTTGGATATTGATCATGAtactgagattcagagggagtctacagAACCTGAAGAGCATGATTCAGTTGATCCTATGGAtcctactgatgggcctagagatattaaCGTGAGCAAGAAGAGACCTTTTGGGCAAGAAACACTGTACAGGAGGCAGAAAAGTTCGCAGCTCCAAGTGGCACATTCAGAGAAAGTAGGAGACCTCAGAAGTTCTTcaactatgttgcattgatgtgcaacatcattggGTCTGAACCTTCCAGTGTTGAAGAGGCCATGAACCAACAAGCATGGAAgaatgctatggatgaagaatatcaatctatcatcaataatgatgtttgggatattgtgcctagacccaaaggtaagtcagtTGTATCctccaaatggttgtttaaaattaaacatgctgctgatggaagtattgagaaatacAAAGCTAAGTTTGTGGCTCATGGCTTCTTTCAAAAGTAAGGCATAGATTATGAGCTAAGTTACTAGTTGTTCACAGTTTTCCCCCAAATCCGGATACGATACGTATTGGATTCGGATTCGACCTGGAATCCCTATGGATTCAGATAGGGTACTGTATTTTTGCACCTGAAACGTATCCGCTTTTTTAGTCACGAATCCCAACGCATTCGGTGTAGACATGGCGATTCCATAGGGTTTCTTTGATGAATCTGCATCGTGCACAAATCTTGAAGGTTTTTTTCATGCTATTTTAAACCctaaagttaaaaaaaaagaaaacattcctTCGCACAGTGAAAACGAAGGAGGAGGCGACGGGAGGCGTGAAGGAGCTGCCACAGCAGAGGAGGCGACGAGAGGCACGACAGGAGGCGCGAAGGAGGTGCCACGACAGGCGCGAAGGCATAGAGGTGTCACGCCATCCCCCATTCCTTCCCGCTTCCGCCATCCCCCATTCCTTCGAGCTTGCAGGTAGGAAAAGtttgtttaattttaaattttttattatagtttgttaaattttaaatttttattatagtTTGAACTTTGTTTCTGTTAATTCACTTAATAGTTTGTTAAAtgaaaagttaaaacaaataaactaataaaaaataaaaaatacaattttccatttttaattttaaataataaaactattttgctagttaataatttattaattattattattttaaataagaatattttaacagcaaaatagttttattatttaatttattttaaaattttaaataggtatattttaattacttattgtgtaatttagaagtttgtaaaaatttaaatgttgttattactttcataattataataatttcacttttattttaaataaattactaaatttaattttatatatttaacatttataatctattgtttaatattaaatattaataattattttttaattcgttgtagaaatcataatggcaacgactactagctctactcctcaacggactttcaaaactgacccaaattcacctttattgaaatatgtcaaaataatagaccaagtaaaaggtggtggaacatttaattggatatgcaacttctgtagtgtgaaaaaaactagctcctacagtcgtgtcaaagcccatttttgtgtcattccccaacaaggaatcaaaccatgtctaggaaaggatggaaatgggatgtcacctcaagaaatagcaggatatattagagagcaagaggaagcagatgcaagagttggtcgtgcctcaaaccatcctttgttgaCAGGAAGAGGAAATAGATCAAAGAGGCCCCCTACTTCTCCATCTTATAGCAATTTTCCTGATATAGTGGTAGAGAGCCACCCATTCTTGGACCCAATTAGTGAAGAACCTATTATTGTGAAGAGAAGCAGgggaccattagagagagcatttaagaatgatgctagagagattgcagatcaatccgttggaagatgtctatatgcaaatggtttgtcatttaatgtggtacgatcaccatattggtaggatatgttgagaaaggtaaatgaggctccacaagggtacacagggctaggttatgagaaggtgcgtagcaccttactagcaaaggaggTAAAAAACATAGACAATGCGCAGAATTGTAGAGCTGCAGGTATGTTGATTGAGACACGGTTTGAATACATATTTTGGACGCCTTGTGCTGTCCACTCTAtcaacctcatgctacaaaagataggcaggaaaatacattggatcaaacaaatttatgtgaggctgaagagatccaaatgttcatcacaaaccataacatgtcacatgccattttcagatcattttcatAGTTGGAGTTGTtaaaggtaattgaaacacttcaatttttaaaatctacatttcactttggtaatcattaattttttattttttttatcatgtcttctttgtattctaatttttatttttaatttttgaataggttgccgagactcgatttgcatccaacacaatcgtCCTGATgcgacttgtgaaggtgcgacagccacttgctagcatggtaattagtcaaagttggcccctatggaggcaatccaatactgAAAGGGCAACAACTGTAAAGCACATGATCgtagatgacacttggtgggatcgagtggaatatcttttgagtttcactgagcccatcatgactatgatccgttatactgacatggatcacccatgtttgggagaggtatatgatggcattgacttgatgattgagaaaatgaaagccatcatcaatgcaaaagagcaagatctcgaagaaactttcttcaaagaggttcaatcaatttgtgttgagcggtggaacaaaatgaccaccccactacatcttcttgcatttgcattgactcccaaattttatagtgatgaaatgcttgctaagccatcaagggtaccaccatatagagattcagaagttagtgaagggtgtaggacagcacttactaaactcttccccgattttgaaatggaggatttaatgacaagtgagtttgctgattttgtagcctccaatggtcaaagCGTTTCCGCTCTCTATGACAAGTATAAAAAGGATTctcatgcttggtggtacctcaatggccatacatcaccaaaccttcagactcttgcaatcaaagttttatcgcaagtaagtttcttaatttttattgctctctaaatttatattttttactattttataattgtcaccctctcactttttgtcaattattcaataggttgctagttcctcttcatctgagcgaaattggagcacatactcctttatccactcagtgaaacGCAACCGACTGGCAGCAAGTAAGGTTGAAGAGCTcgtttatgtgcattcaaacttgtgccttcttactcataaacaaaatgagtacaaggatgggagcacaaagttttgggatgtagatctagagcgaactgatttggatttttcagctaccacacaatctttactttctggggagtctgatagccaatttgctgctagtgcaagtgggagtgaggctgcatgtggttccagtactctacctacatcatctaatgtcaatgatgatgttgatcttgatcttcctagtgacccatatgatgctattgctgattattagttgtgttattttattgttgaacCAATGAACGATGAATTCGATATCTACCATAACattcaaagtttgacaaatggatatttcatattagattagacttatagtaaatttgtaattttgttatagttatatcaatatgaaccatatatgatagttccaagttttgtttagcatatggatgatatgtgggattctaaatttaatttttgtttctacttattagattgtatatatgtatatatttatgatttttacatttttttgtacggATGTACCCATACGTACCCAGcgccccccccccaaaaaatgtCGTACCAGCATTCCGTGCCCACGTACCCGTGCCCGTAACCATGCCCGTACCCGTACCGACAACTTAGATTATGAGGAAATCGCTGCCCCTGTGGCTCGATATACTTCTATCAAGACTATCattgctattgttgcagctaagGGATGGAaattacatcagatggatgtaaagacaacttttctcaatggagttattgaagaagaggtttacatagagcaacctgaaggcTTCGTGATTCATGAGAGAGAGTCTCATGtatatagattgaagaaagcattatatggccttaagtaggctccccgtgcttggtatgaaagaattgacaagtACTTGGTAAGCTTAGGTTTCTGTAAGAATGATGCTGATCGAAATATTTACTTAAAGGTATTCAATGGTGAGATGTTAATTCTGTTTTATGTGTTGACTTATTTATAActggagaagatcatctcattcttagatgtaagaaagatctgacttcaaaatttgaaatgaaagatctaggtctcatgcatttctttctagggttagaagtatggaaAAGATCTAATGAGATTATTCTAAGTCCAGGAAAATATACCattgatattttgaagaggttTGGAATGTTAGATTGTAAATCTATGTCTACTCCCATGGAatctaacttgaagaagttgagtgaatttgcagctagttcagatcttgtggatccTATTGAGTAtcgacagttgattggatccttgatgtatctagttaacactagacctgaCATCTGCTATGCAATGAGTGCTCttagtcagtttatgtgtgaacctagaCAGATTCATCTAGTTGtagccaagcatatcttgagatacttgcgtggtaCAGTTGGATATGGGTTGAAGTACTCTTCCAACGCAGTACTGAACTTGGAAGGTTAttctgattttgattgggcaggaagtgtctcTGATCGTAAGAGCACTTCTGGAGTTTGCTTCAgcttgggatctgctatgatttcttggtgtagCAGGAAACATTCTTCAGTGGCATTGAGTATTGCAGAAgtagaatacattgcagcatgtgtggcagctagagaagcagtgtggcttcgaaaACTTCTTGTTggattgtttggacaaccttgggagcCTACAGTTATCCATAGTGATAACTAGAGATGTGTGAAGCTTTTTGCtaacccagtgtttcatgacagaatGAAGCATGTGGAAATCTAGTATCACTATATCAGGGATATGGTGCAAAGGAATGCTGTTCAACTGAAGTACATTAGCACTGATGAGCAAACaacagatgttctcaccaagcctcttgctcgGGTGAAGTTTGCATACTTTCGAGATAAGATTGGAAGCTAAGAGGGAGACTCAACATCAGTGATacattgagatgtatcttccaccctttgtgagtaggcatggtggtaatgcactcttctcttggagaagtttgaggtgaaagccctcttccaccctctgcgagcaggcatggtggatccaccctctgcgagtaggtatggtggatgtcatggaagaaattccatgatctagcacttgtgtttattcaccctctgggaaTAGCTATGGTGAACGTCATGTTGAGATGACGACATCATGATTGCGTGATGAGCACTTGTGTTCATTTGTTTtcaatccatgggagtagccatggtggatgtcactatgtgactcagatCTTGAGAAagtctcctccctagctaagagggagtgttgatgttatagctaggttggatcccttctagggccgacctagcatgTGTATGTGTTTAAGTGACCCTTGGCCTTAGTCACGCCTTATATGCAATAATCTCTATGTAACTTGTAACGTGTTGGGGCTGACCTATATTGAGGTCACTTGTAACGTATGGGACTGATTCTATTTTGGTGCCAATCTTTAAGCATTGAATTGTAATTATAAGTGCTCTCCTTGAAAGCCGACTTAGGTAAATTGGAAAGCTAAAGTCATCTATATATTCAAAGCATCAATCATTATATACACACACTATCAGCGAATTCATCCTATACACAGCGAATACATTCTCCTTCAGCATTCATCAGCAAATTACCCCTGTGATCAGCAAATATCATCTGAAGCATAGCGAATTATCTTCTAAGGTCAGCGAAACTTGTTCAAAGTACAGCGAACTATATATGAAGGACAGCGAACTGCATACAAAGGGCATTGAACCTTCTTGAGACAGCGAATTGATCTATGTATTGCAGATAAGTCATTCCATTGTTGTATATGCCCTAGCTTGAATACTCCATACTACAGCTGTTCTGatagcttcaagtgttgaagcagatTGTAAAGATACTTACTGATTATtccataataagatctgagattatagttgggtttttcacctccaagaggaaggttttcctagggtatttttGGTGTTCTTTATGTGCTTTGATTTGATTCTCTGTTATTGTGTTACAGTCTGATCTAAAATTAACAATATCTCCCTTTATTAGAAGGCAATAGACTTATTACAAATGTCGAAATAAGGGCCAAGACTCTTAGCTAATAACAAACAATTTTCAGAATGTAATCATATGTATCTCCAAACTCTTCAATTGCAGCATTTTAGATTGATTACAATGATTGAAAATGCATGGGCATTATTACAAATAGTTGGCATGCAATACTTTCATACCCGGATTTCCATGTCAATGAGTGCAGGTCTGAAAATGTTATGACAGCAAATTTTTGGAAGTGTAAACCAGTAATTAAAGTCCGCAATAAACATTCTCCAACAAGTACGCAATCTGCACTTGACAAACTTTAACCATTGCTTGATATAAACCCCACATGCCAAGAGGAAGGTGCTGTAGCAACTACTGTTCATGGGCACTGTAGCGTCACTTTTAACGGGTACTGTAGAAGCAATAAAAGCTTGGAATCTGATCGATAATGGCTGCCAATGATAAAGACTTAGGTCTGCAATAGATATACTTTCAAATTGCTTCAAACCCTATGTTGATTCTTCACCTGTAAGCTCCAAAATAAACCGCCTATCTTCTTCCTCAAGGTTTAGATACAACGAACATCAAACGACCCTAAAGCTGAAGTATGTCTCCTTATTATTCTCCATGAATACTTCTGCGAAATCTCAATAAGCTCTAATGTGAAGGACTGAAATATCCTTTACTCTCAGCTGCAACCCCTCAGTGGGTCTTTCACCAcctcagttatgctatcaatgagagtttttcgttcccaaagacaaaTTGATCTGTATTAACCCTTGGCTCCACAAACTCAATCAATTTTCTCAAAACAAATGCATCTAGAATGAGTTTATTGGCTTCTtcaatgtatatttatatctctccAAGGGGGGGACAAATTTCTCCAAAAAACCACTTTTTTAACTCATTAAACTTTtttaatgttggcattataactTAATTTCACCCCCTTGGCCTAGGCACATCACTTAAATAATCAATTGGCCCCCTTTTTAATGATGCAAATATAACGTTAATAACGTTATAATATAACATTAAATGccttattataattaattattaataaagtgttcactttattaataattaaataatcataactCCCCAaataaacattatttctcgatttcgTCTGCACCCAGAAGTTAACCATTCAATCCTTTTTACGTGcaactgccttactaaaaatagaaagggtccctcTCTATGTAactctgacttactataaatagttagTAATGCATATAGAGCCCTAATGAAGTCCAATCTGAACCAAATGAAGACCAAACTGGAACATATTGAATTTTGGAGAAGACGAGAACCCCCATTAATCAAGCCCCTACCTCAGAAGACCCTCTATTCACAATTATTAGCGTACAAGggtcagaatgataggctaatcacaTAGGAATAGGAATGAattgaaaaggggacattacaaatatcACTTGCATATTATTTGTGTATGATTCATGGCATATTA encodes:
- the LOC131065562 gene encoding uncharacterized protein LOC131065562, with product MRLVKVRQPLASMVISQSWPLWRQSNTERATTVKHMIVDDTWWDRVEYLLSFTEPIMTMIRYTDMDHPCLGEVYDGIDLMIEKMKAIINAKEQDLEETFFKEVQSICVERWNKMTTPLHLLAFALTPKFYSDEMLAKPSRVPPYRDSEVSEGCRTALTKLFPDFEMEDLMTSEFADFVASNGQSVSALYDKYKKDSHAWWYLNGHTSPNLQTLAIKVLSQVASSSSSERNWSTYSFIHSVKRNRLAASKVEELVYVHSNLCLLTHKQNEYKDGSTKFWDVDLERTDLDFSATTQSLLSGESDSQFAASASGSEAACGSSTLPTSSNVNDDVDLDLPSDPYDAIADY